One region of Paucibacter aquatile genomic DNA includes:
- a CDS encoding substrate-binding periplasmic protein: protein MKTLLLGLGLIMAGTAPAQTPNPLNAEPLTVLLEPVPPFSYEDPSGQPAGYAVELMQELLKRAGLGYRAEFNSWTRIYQRAQSQPRVLVVSMARLAERETSFLWLGPTAARRVYLYRLRSRTDVQVPTLEAAKAYRIAVVREDAAERDLLAHGFELGKQLDRSPDHAAMLRKLFIQRDDLVALNSTVAATVTGQFGYDYKQIEPLVKLSETPLFMALSRSSGEALHNQLLKAWDGMKRDGTVAAIAARHPFVALD from the coding sequence TTGAAAACTCTGCTCCTGGGCCTCGGCTTGATCATGGCTGGCACGGCGCCGGCACAGACGCCGAACCCCCTCAATGCCGAGCCCCTGACCGTCCTGCTTGAACCCGTCCCGCCCTTCTCCTACGAAGACCCGAGCGGGCAGCCGGCGGGCTATGCGGTGGAGCTGATGCAGGAGTTGCTCAAGCGGGCAGGCCTCGGCTACCGGGCCGAGTTCAACTCCTGGACACGGATCTACCAACGCGCGCAGTCACAACCGCGGGTGCTGGTGGTCAGCATGGCCCGCTTGGCGGAGCGCGAGACCAGCTTTTTGTGGTTGGGGCCCACCGCCGCGCGCCGGGTCTACCTCTACCGCCTGCGCAGTCGCACCGATGTGCAAGTGCCCACGCTGGAGGCGGCCAAGGCCTACCGCATCGCCGTGGTGCGTGAAGATGCGGCCGAGCGCGACCTGCTGGCCCATGGCTTCGAGCTGGGCAAGCAGCTGGACCGAAGCCCCGACCACGCCGCCATGCTGCGCAAGCTCTTCATCCAGCGCGATGACCTGGTCGCCTTGAACAGCACGGTGGCGGCCACAGTGACCGGGCAGTTTGGCTACGACTACAAGCAGATCGAGCCCCTGGTGAAGCTGTCCGAGACCCCGCTCTTCATGGCCCTGAGCCGAAGCAGCGGCGAGGCTTTGCACAACCAGCTGCTGAAAGCCTGGGACGGCATGAAACGTGACGGCACGGTGGCGGCCATCGCCGCTCGCCACCCCTTTGTGGCCCTGGACTGA
- the ypfJ gene encoding KPN_02809 family neutral zinc metallopeptidase: MKWEGQRESDNVEDRRGEGLSARGGSGLGGLAGGRGLSLGGVVLALLLSWALGINPMTLLGLAQTGGSEPAPAARHAPAGPPAQDAGARFVRTVLADTEDVWDAYFARSQQRYERPKLVLFSGRSETGCGTGEAAMGPFYCPADRKVYIDLSFYDTLRDRLGAPGDFAQAYVIAHEVGHHLQKLLGTSDKMDQARRRVSERDYRALSVRLELQADCYAGVWAHHSQRSKAWLEQGDIEEALNAAAQIGDDTLQRRSQGTVVPESFTHGSSEQRVRWFKRGLEAGELRACDTFKAGAL, from the coding sequence TGGGAAGGTCAGCGCGAGAGCGACAACGTCGAGGACCGGCGCGGAGAGGGCCTGTCCGCCCGAGGTGGCTCGGGTCTGGGCGGCCTGGCCGGCGGCAGGGGGCTGAGTCTCGGCGGCGTGGTGCTGGCCTTGTTGCTGTCCTGGGCCCTGGGCATCAATCCCATGACCTTGCTGGGCCTGGCGCAGACCGGCGGCTCGGAACCAGCTCCGGCCGCCCGCCACGCACCTGCCGGGCCACCGGCCCAGGACGCCGGCGCGCGCTTTGTGCGCACCGTGCTGGCCGATACCGAGGATGTCTGGGACGCGTATTTCGCACGCAGCCAGCAGCGCTACGAGAGGCCCAAGCTGGTGCTGTTCAGCGGGCGCTCCGAGACGGGCTGCGGCACGGGCGAGGCGGCCATGGGGCCGTTTTACTGCCCGGCCGACCGCAAGGTCTACATCGATCTGAGCTTTTACGACACCTTGCGAGACCGTCTGGGCGCGCCCGGCGACTTTGCGCAGGCCTATGTCATCGCCCATGAGGTCGGCCACCATCTGCAGAAGCTGCTGGGCACCAGCGACAAGATGGACCAGGCGCGCCGGCGCGTCAGCGAGCGCGACTACCGCGCCCTGAGCGTGCGCCTGGAACTGCAGGCCGACTGCTATGCCGGGGTTTGGGCCCACCATTCCCAGCGCAGCAAGGCCTGGCTGGAGCAGGGCGACATCGAGGAGGCCCTGAACGCCGCCGCACAGATCGGTGACGACACCCTGCAGCGGCGCTCACAGGGCACGGTGGTGCCGGAGAGCTTCACCCACGGCAGCAGCGAGCAGCGCGTGCGCTGGTTCAAGCGCGGCCTCGAAGCGGGCGAGCTGCGCGCCTGCGACACCTTCAAGGCCGGCGCACTCTGA